A stretch of Salarias fasciatus chromosome 23, fSalaFa1.1, whole genome shotgun sequence DNA encodes these proteins:
- the sgip1a gene encoding SH3-containing GRB2-like protein 3-interacting protein 1 isoform X2: protein MMEGLKKRTRKAFGIRKKEKDNDSAGSPDRDGGEPQEVESSQKKTNGAPNGFYGDIDWDRYNSPEVDDEGYSIRPEEESEEGAPTTKKAHFFSSDESEEEEDHRKKFKIKIKPLPPDRVVTAPSVDELKASIGNIALSPSPLRSPRRSPGLKRNTSSEEIARPRRVVTTIPSVPHPPPPAPQPPSQEPPVAEDTTALFGPPLETAFGEQKTEVVLSESDVWGTPLSGTESSLSRSFPTGTPPPLPPKCVPTSPPTANPPSANETEVSAEPHGSTRKPSIADLDNIFGPEPAALDGGDDAGESWVCFSEESADRLTQPTDSAPPLPTSPPPEEPAPALPASPPPPESPAPPLPTSPPPLEEDSAPSPPPSAPPKEDTIHPPPTSPPLSEEPVAPPVRSGPSTPEEQNLDASGTSPTQASQEFASPSASLPLVDSSTSLPPAPAPKAATPPAVSPPAEQPATCTVSPPLLSREEDPKNSDATQLKENGGETATSPKEANQGSRSTPPPPPPPTYRAVVSSPGPTSGPGGTNSGSSSPVRPATPSSVNPTPPPPPPRPPSRPKLPPGKPSVGDLNRPFSPPIYSASPPPIAPLARAESTSSISSTNSMSAATTPTVNKELSVSVTENDQPSLVWFDRGKFYLTFEGCSRGPSPLTMGAQDTLPVAAAFTETVNAFFKGADPSKCVVKIIGEMVLSFPAGITRHFANNPSPAVLTFSITNYSRLEHVLPNPQLLCCDTTTQAKADSKEFWVNMPNLISHLKKVAEQKPQATYYNVDMLKYQVSSQGHQSTPLNLAVNWRCEPNSTDLRIDYKYHGEAMSSPMALNNVQFLVPVDGGVSKLQAVLPPAAWNAEQQRILWKIPDISQKSENGGVGSLLARFQLTEGPSKPAPLAVQFTSEGSTLSGCDIELAGPGYRFSLVKKRFAAGKYLADN from the exons GATTGAAAAAGCGTACCAGGAAGGCCTTTGGGATAcggaagaaagagaaagacaatGACTCCGC TGGGTCACCAGACAGAGATGGGGGT GAACCCCAAGAGGTTGAATCG TctcagaagaagacaaatggGGCCCCAAATGGCTTCTACGGCGATATCGACTGGGACAGATAT aaCTCGCCGGAGGTGGATGATGAGGGATACAGCATCAGGCCTGAAGAAGAGTCAGAAGAGGGAG CGCCTACCACCAAAAAAGCCCACTTCTTTTCTTCTGATGAgtcggaggaagaggaggaccacaggaaaaaatttaaaatcaagatcaagccaCTGCCACCTGATCGTGTGGTGACAGCGCCGTCAGTCGATGAGCTCAAAGCCTCCATAGGAAACATCGCTCTGTCCCCATCTCCACTG AGGAGTCCG AGACGTAGTCCG GGTCTGAAAAGGAACACATCCA GTGAAGAAATTGCCAGACCAAGACGAGTTGTCACGACTATACCCAGTGtgccccaccctccacccccagcACCACAACCCCCCAG TCAAGAACCACCAGTCGCTGAAGACACCACAGCCTTATTTGGGCCTCCGTTAGAAACAGCCTTTGGAGAACAGAAAACTGAAG TGGTTCTTTCTGAGTCTGACGTATGGGGGACTCCTCTGTCAGGGACTGAGTCTTCTTTGTCAAGATCCTTCCCCACAGGAA ctccaccaccactcCCACCCAAATGTGTCCCGACATCTCCTCCAACAGCTAACCCTCCATCTGCAAATGAAACAG AGGTGTCAGCAGAACCTCATGGATCTACCAGGAAGCCTTCGATAGCTGACCTTGATAACATTTTTGGGCCTGAGCCGGCTGCCCTTGATGGTGGTGACGATGCAGGAGAATCCTGGGTGTGCTTCAGTGAAGAGTCTGCGGATCGTCTGACTCAACCGACAGACTCTGCACCCCCGCTCCCCACCTCCCCGccaccagaggaaccagcaccTGCTTTAccagcctcccctcctccacctgaatCGCCAGCCCCACCCTTACCTACATCACCACCCCCTCTAGAAGAAGACTCTGCACCGTCTCCTCCGCCCTCCGCTCCACCAAAAGAAGACACTATTcaccctccacccacctccccaCCTCTCTCAGAAGAGCCTGTTGCACCGCCTGTCCGTTCAGGTCCCAGCACACCTGAAGAGCAAAATCTGGACGCATCTGGCACGTCTCCAACCCAAGCATCACAGGAGTTTGCATCTCCCTCTGCTTCCCTTCCACTGGTTGACTCCTCGACCAGTTTACCACCAGCTCCTGCCCCTAAAGCAGCAACCCCTCCAGCAGTGAGCCCTCCTGCTGAACAACCTGCGACATGCACTGTCTCGCCGCCACTTCTTTCGAGAGAGGAAGACCCCAAAAACTCAGACGCCACTCAACTTAAAGAGAATGGAGGTGAAACTGCCACCTCGCCCAAAGAAGCTAACCAGGGCAGTCGGAGTACTccgcccccacctcctcctccaacgTACCGAGCTGTGGTTTCGTCACCTGGTCCGACATCAGGCCCAGGTGGCACCAATAGTG GTTCCTCATCACCAGTGCGACCTGCTACTCCTTCATCAGTTaaccccacccctcctccacctccaccccgcCCACCTTCACGCCCTAAACTTCCTCCAGGGAAGCCTTCTGTAGGAGATTTG aatcGCCCATTCAGCCCCCCCATCTACTCGGCCAGCCCTCCTCCCATCGCCCCACTGGCGCGAGCCGAAAGCACCTCTTCTATCTCTTCCACCAACTCCATGAGTGCCGCCACCACCCCCACAGTCAACAAGGAACTCTCCGTGTctgtgacag AGAATGACCAGCCATCCCTTGTATGGTTTGACAGAGGGAAGTTTTATTTAACCTTTGAAG GCTGCTCCCGAGGGCCCAGTCCTCTCACAATGGGGGCTCAGGACACCCTCCCAGTTGCTGCTGCATTCACAGAGACAGTCAATGCCTTCTTTAAAGGAGCTGATCCCAGCAA GTGTGTTGTGAAGATCATAGGTGAGATGGTTTTGTCGTTTCCGGCGGGAATCACACGGCACTTTGCTAATAACCCGTCCCCTGCAGTGCTAACCTTCAGCATAACCAACTACAGCCGACTGGAGCATGTGCTGCCTAACCCCCAGCTCCTCTGCTG CGACACCACCACACAAGCTAAGGCTGACTCCAAGGAATTCTGGGTGAACATGCCAAACCTGATATCCCATCTGAAAAAAGTGGCAGAGCAGAAGCCTCAAGCCACATACTACAATGTGGACATGCTCAAGTATCAG GTGTCATCGCAGGGCCACCAGTCAACTCCTCTGAACCTGGCAGTGAACTGGAGGTGTGAGCCCAACAGCACCGACCTGAGGATAGACTACAAATACCACGGGGAGGCCATGTCCTCGCCAATGGCTCTCAACAACGTGCAGTTCCTTGTTCCTGTTGACGGAGGCGTTTCGAAGCTACAGGCGGTCTTGCCCCCTGCAGCATG gaatgcagagcagcagagaatTCTGTGGAAGATTCCTGATATCTCACAGAAATCTGAAAACGGAG GTGTGGGATCGTTGTTGGCGCGCTTTCAGCTAACAGAAGGTCCGAGTAAACCAGCTCCACTGGCAGTGCAGTTCACCAGTGAGGGCAGCACCCTGT
- the sgip1a gene encoding SH3-containing GRB2-like protein 3-interacting protein 1 isoform X6: MMEGLKKRTRKAFGIRKKEKDNDSAGSPDRDGGEPQEVESSQKKTNGAPNGFYGDIDWDRYNSPEVDDEGYSIRPEEESEEGAPTTKKAHFFSSDESEEEEDHRKKFKIKIKPLPPDRVVTAPSVDELKASIGNIALSPSPLRSPRRSPGLKRNTSSEEIARPRRVVTTIPSVPHPPPPAPQPPSQEPPVAEDTTALFGPPLETAFGEQKTEVVLSESDVWGTPLSGTESSLSRSFPTGTPPPLPPKCVPTSPPTANPPSANETEVSAEPHGSTRKPSIADLDNIFGPEPAALDGGDDAGESWVCFSEESADRLTQPTDSAPPLPTSPPPEEPAPALPASPPPPESPAPPLPTSPPPLEEDSAPSPPPSAPPKEDTIHPPPTSPPLSEEPVAPPVRSGPSTPEEQNLDASGTSPTQASQEFASPSASLPLVDSSTSLPPAPAPKAATPPAVSPPAEQPATCTVSPPLLSREEDPKNSDATQLKENGGETATSPKEANQGSRSTPPPPPPPTYRAVVSSPGPTSGPGGTNSGSSSPVRPATPSSVNPTPPPPPPRPPSRPKLPPGKPSVGDLNRPFSPPIYSASPPPIAPLARAESTSSISSTNSMSAATTPTVNKELSVSVTEDDAFVEKLPTFERHFDSFAENDQPSLVWFDRGKFYLTFEGCSRGPSPLTMGAQDTLPVAAAFTETVNAFFKGADPSKCVVKIIGEMVLSFPAGITRHFANNPSPAVLTFSITNYSRLEHVLPNPQLLCCDTTTQAKADSKEFWVNMPNLISHLKKVAEQKPQATYYNVDMLKYQVSSQGHQSTPLNLAVNWRCEPNSTDLRIDYKYHGEAMSSPMALNNVQFLVPVDGGVSKLQAVLPPAAWNAEQQRILWKIPDISQKSENGGVGSLLARFQLTEGPSKPAPLAVQFTSEGSTLSGCDIELAGPGYRFSLVKKRFAAGKYLADN, from the exons GATTGAAAAAGCGTACCAGGAAGGCCTTTGGGATAcggaagaaagagaaagacaatGACTCCGC TGGGTCACCAGACAGAGATGGGGGT GAACCCCAAGAGGTTGAATCG TctcagaagaagacaaatggGGCCCCAAATGGCTTCTACGGCGATATCGACTGGGACAGATAT aaCTCGCCGGAGGTGGATGATGAGGGATACAGCATCAGGCCTGAAGAAGAGTCAGAAGAGGGAG CGCCTACCACCAAAAAAGCCCACTTCTTTTCTTCTGATGAgtcggaggaagaggaggaccacaggaaaaaatttaaaatcaagatcaagccaCTGCCACCTGATCGTGTGGTGACAGCGCCGTCAGTCGATGAGCTCAAAGCCTCCATAGGAAACATCGCTCTGTCCCCATCTCCACTG AGGAGTCCG AGACGTAGTCCG GGTCTGAAAAGGAACACATCCA GTGAAGAAATTGCCAGACCAAGACGAGTTGTCACGACTATACCCAGTGtgccccaccctccacccccagcACCACAACCCCCCAG TCAAGAACCACCAGTCGCTGAAGACACCACAGCCTTATTTGGGCCTCCGTTAGAAACAGCCTTTGGAGAACAGAAAACTGAAG TGGTTCTTTCTGAGTCTGACGTATGGGGGACTCCTCTGTCAGGGACTGAGTCTTCTTTGTCAAGATCCTTCCCCACAGGAA ctccaccaccactcCCACCCAAATGTGTCCCGACATCTCCTCCAACAGCTAACCCTCCATCTGCAAATGAAACAG AGGTGTCAGCAGAACCTCATGGATCTACCAGGAAGCCTTCGATAGCTGACCTTGATAACATTTTTGGGCCTGAGCCGGCTGCCCTTGATGGTGGTGACGATGCAGGAGAATCCTGGGTGTGCTTCAGTGAAGAGTCTGCGGATCGTCTGACTCAACCGACAGACTCTGCACCCCCGCTCCCCACCTCCCCGccaccagaggaaccagcaccTGCTTTAccagcctcccctcctccacctgaatCGCCAGCCCCACCCTTACCTACATCACCACCCCCTCTAGAAGAAGACTCTGCACCGTCTCCTCCGCCCTCCGCTCCACCAAAAGAAGACACTATTcaccctccacccacctccccaCCTCTCTCAGAAGAGCCTGTTGCACCGCCTGTCCGTTCAGGTCCCAGCACACCTGAAGAGCAAAATCTGGACGCATCTGGCACGTCTCCAACCCAAGCATCACAGGAGTTTGCATCTCCCTCTGCTTCCCTTCCACTGGTTGACTCCTCGACCAGTTTACCACCAGCTCCTGCCCCTAAAGCAGCAACCCCTCCAGCAGTGAGCCCTCCTGCTGAACAACCTGCGACATGCACTGTCTCGCCGCCACTTCTTTCGAGAGAGGAAGACCCCAAAAACTCAGACGCCACTCAACTTAAAGAGAATGGAGGTGAAACTGCCACCTCGCCCAAAGAAGCTAACCAGGGCAGTCGGAGTACTccgcccccacctcctcctccaacgTACCGAGCTGTGGTTTCGTCACCTGGTCCGACATCAGGCCCAGGTGGCACCAATAGTG GTTCCTCATCACCAGTGCGACCTGCTACTCCTTCATCAGTTaaccccacccctcctccacctccaccccgcCCACCTTCACGCCCTAAACTTCCTCCAGGGAAGCCTTCTGTAGGAGATTTG aatcGCCCATTCAGCCCCCCCATCTACTCGGCCAGCCCTCCTCCCATCGCCCCACTGGCGCGAGCCGAAAGCACCTCTTCTATCTCTTCCACCAACTCCATGAGTGCCGCCACCACCCCCACAGTCAACAAGGAACTCTCCGTGTctgtgacag AAGATGATGCTTTTGTAGAAAAACTTCCCACATTTGAGAGACACTTTGATTCATTTGCAG AGAATGACCAGCCATCCCTTGTATGGTTTGACAGAGGGAAGTTTTATTTAACCTTTGAAG GCTGCTCCCGAGGGCCCAGTCCTCTCACAATGGGGGCTCAGGACACCCTCCCAGTTGCTGCTGCATTCACAGAGACAGTCAATGCCTTCTTTAAAGGAGCTGATCCCAGCAA GTGTGTTGTGAAGATCATAGGTGAGATGGTTTTGTCGTTTCCGGCGGGAATCACACGGCACTTTGCTAATAACCCGTCCCCTGCAGTGCTAACCTTCAGCATAACCAACTACAGCCGACTGGAGCATGTGCTGCCTAACCCCCAGCTCCTCTGCTG CGACACCACCACACAAGCTAAGGCTGACTCCAAGGAATTCTGGGTGAACATGCCAAACCTGATATCCCATCTGAAAAAAGTGGCAGAGCAGAAGCCTCAAGCCACATACTACAATGTGGACATGCTCAAGTATCAG GTGTCATCGCAGGGCCACCAGTCAACTCCTCTGAACCTGGCAGTGAACTGGAGGTGTGAGCCCAACAGCACCGACCTGAGGATAGACTACAAATACCACGGGGAGGCCATGTCCTCGCCAATGGCTCTCAACAACGTGCAGTTCCTTGTTCCTGTTGACGGAGGCGTTTCGAAGCTACAGGCGGTCTTGCCCCCTGCAGCATG gaatgcagagcagcagagaatTCTGTGGAAGATTCCTGATATCTCACAGAAATCTGAAAACGGAG GTGTGGGATCGTTGTTGGCGCGCTTTCAGCTAACAGAAGGTCCGAGTAAACCAGCTCCACTGGCAGTGCAGTTCACCAGTGAGGGCAGCACCCTGT